Proteins co-encoded in one Aethina tumida isolate Nest 87 chromosome 7, icAetTumi1.1, whole genome shotgun sequence genomic window:
- the LOC109601262 gene encoding helix-loop-helix protein delilah-like: MMDSLLHFGLSERLQDYTDANNNTPSSNSPDKYSLRPRSLRRITETKLSETGEKLPKNEKQKQKAAPLSKYRRKTANARERNRMREINQAFEALRRVIPQMQTQQIPGANEKLTKITTLRLAMKYISSLSATLNGCEIEPDYGDLDCFLLESDGESLPLSDHSLLASPDFPETSLSPVDFGDPSLPALLHTDFTEHVLEPPDFGDFLLT; the protein is encoded by the coding sequence ATGATGGACTCGCTACTGCATTTCGGCCTGTCGGAGCGCCTCCAGGACTACACCGACGCCAACAACAACACACCCTCCTCGAACAGCCCCGACAAATACTCCCTGCGACCGCGCTCCCTCAGACGGATAACCGAAACGAAACTGTCGGAGACGGGGGAGAAGCTGCCCAAAAACGAGAAGCAGAAACAGAAGGCGGCGCCGTTGAGCAAGTACAGGAGGAAAACGGCGAACGCCCGCGAACGCAACAGGATGCGCGAGATCAACCAGGCGTTCGAGGCGCTGCGCCGCGTCATCCCCCAGATGCAGACGCAACAGATACCGGGCGCGAACGAGAAACTGACCAAGATCACCACGTTGCGTCTGGCGATGAAGTACATATCGAGTCTGAGCGCCACCCTCAACGGATGCGAGATCGAACCGGATTACGGCGACCTGGACTGTTTCCTGCTGGAGTCCGACGGTGAGTCGTTGCCGCTCAGCGATCATTCCCTGCTGGCGTCGCCGGATTTCCCAGAGACGTCGCTCAGTCCGGTGGATTTCGGCGACCCTTCGCTGCCGGCGCTGCTGCACACCGATTTCACGGAGCACGTGCTGGAGCCGCCGGATTTTGGGGATTTTTTGCTGACCTGA